In one window of Erythrolamprus reginae isolate rEryReg1 chromosome 1, rEryReg1.hap1, whole genome shotgun sequence DNA:
- the PHLDA2 gene encoding pleckstrin homology-like domain family A member 2 codes for MKGPASPSGEPPSEVIRQGELEKRSDSLFQLWKKKQVVLSKESLSLSEGGSGGGGGRARPKELRFGSIQKVDCVERTGKYVYFTIVTTDRKEIDFRCPGESCWNASITMALIDFQNKRAIQDFKSRQEAVEQAAAGSRDRRLARAP; via the coding sequence ATGAAAGGGCCGGCGTCGCCGTCGGGGGAGCCGCCGTCGGAGGTGATCCGCCAGGGCGAGCTGGAGAAGCGGAGCGACAGCCTCTTCCAGCTGTGGAAGAAGAAGCAGGTGGTGCTGAGCAAAGAGAGCCTGAGCCTCTCCGAGGGCGGCAGtgggggcggcggcggcagggCCCGCCCCAAGGAGCTGCGCTTCGGCTCCATCCAGAAAGTGGACTGCGTGGAGCGCACGGGCAAGTACGTCTACTTCACCATCGTCACCACGGACCGCAAGGAGATCGACTTTCGGTGCCCGGGCGAGAGCTGCTGGAACGCCTCCATCACCATGGCGCTCATCGACTTCCAGAACAAGCGCGCCATCCAGGACTTCAAGAGCCGGCAGGAGGCCGTCGAGCAGGCGGCGGCGGGGAGTCGCGACCGGCGCTTGGCTCGGGCACCCTGA